The following DNA comes from Mucilaginibacter jinjuensis.
GTCATACCAACTTTCTTTCTCTCTGACGCAATTTTCTCTCCTAGTACTTTATAAAACGCTTCCTCTTCTATTTTCATATGAGGTTAATTAATATTCGAATATATATAAAGTAAGAATAAATTTAAGAAAATGTTTGCAATACTTTACTTTTTACGTGATTCAGAAATAAATGTAAATAAAATTTGGAAAAACCAAAAATTTAGTTATATTTGTAGTAAATACCCATCAACACGGGCATTACTATCTGGCATTAATAAAAAAGTATCAAATGGCGCAGTCGACATTGCTGCTCAATAAGAGAAATCCAAAAGGCTTGCCACCTAAAGGAATTATGCACATTGATAACAATGTGACTGACAGGTAATTCTGATGAATATTCTTACTTGTATTTCGTACTACAAAAGTAAGAAGTGAAAATAATTATTTTGTCATAGAAATGTCATGAAGCTTTTTTTAGAAATAAAATATTTTCAATCATTAAAATGAATTTTAATAAACAACAAAAAGCCAACACGGCTATTAACTCATTGGGTTTCACAAGTGTATTAACCCAGCAAAACGTTGAATTTTTCAATGTCAATTTAGATTCTGACAACGAAGCATTCGTAGATTACAACTTAATTAAGAAAAAAGCTATTACTGGAGACAGATTGGCAAAGGAAATGTTGAGCTCAATAGATTCCTTCATGAAAAATCTATTTAATTTTGCTCATTTTCAACATTCCATAAAGTTGAACACGCTGCTTTCTGGCTTAGGTGAAACCAATCATACTTCTTTAGGATTTAGCATTAGACAAATCCGAGGCAAGGCCGTTGGAAACGTGCTTAAAGTCGCTATACAAGGTCAAATTGAGCACCTTATGGAATCATTGAAACAGGGTAATTTTACACCTAATTCATTTTATTTTGGCTTAGATAACATTGGGGCAGATAGGACTTCTGATATTTTGGTAGGTATAGTAAAACAGCAGCTTATTGACTTTACTGGCATTATTGCGCAGAAGTACAATCTGCCAACCAAATCGTTTTCCGTACCCAACGTCTACAATTCAACTTCCGGGCTTTGGGAAAATGTGATATGCGATCTACCTCATTTTAACGGGAGATCAATTATACTTCTTCCTAAGTTTGTAATATCTAACAGGAAGTTTGGAGAAAAAGCATTTAGACGATTCATGTCTTTCGCCTTTGAAAAGTATGTAAAAAATGATTCTGCATATGCTGATTTAATTAAAAACATCGATAAAGGATTGACTAAAAAGGAATATAAAGAATTCCTAAAAAGGAACGGAATTCCAGAAAAAGAAGAATTCAGAAAATTCATAAAAAAGATCTCTGGACTCATCAATGATTTTGAGATTTCCTATTCCGATGATATTGACTTCTTATCTGATAGCGAACTCGAGCTAATCGTTCTTGAATCAATTTCGAAACAATAAATTCTAAGCGGCCCATATATCTATGGGCCGCTTATTTAAATTTCAGTCAGATATATTAGTTATATTAATAGAAGGTGTTTAACAATTGTAATTCACTTTTTTAGAATTTACAATCGTTTCATTTTTTAATTGTGTTTCTACGGTTATTTAAGAATTTCATGTCTGTTCTTATGCTGATCTCTTCAAGGCATTCATTTAACCAAGGTTGATTGTCGCATAAATAAGTCACCTCTATCTTTAGCTAAGCATCCGTTTCAAAACATAGGTTGGCATTTCACCGCTTAAACAACAGGGAGCGTTAGCAGGTAATTGTCAAGGGCAGCGCACAGCTGAAAAACGATACATCGCCGCGCTGTTTATATACCCTTTACAATTTATCTGCGGTGCTAATTTTGTGCCCGCGGCGCTATGCCTTACTTTCAAGAGGTGCGTTTGGGAAAGCAGGTGTATGAGGTACGAACACTCCTGCATGTGCGGGAATTGAGGCGGACGGAGACATGGAACCCAGCGCAAAGCGCGTGGTGAAATGCAGCCGTCTGCCGCAACCGTGAGGGCATAGACTATGTGTATAAGATTCATTTTAGCGACCAACTCAGCCTTCGCCTCACTTGTACGCCATCGATAAATATATTAGCTTTATTCCTTTATGAAAGACTGGGATAATATTATAACGCAATTATTAGAATTCAGGAAGGATCGTGACTGGGAACAATTCCATAATCCCAAGGATCTTGCATTAGCACTATCTATTGAAGCTTCAGAACTGAATGAGCTATTCTTGTGGAAAAGCCCTGAAGCTGCTGATAAAGAGAAAATCAGACATGAGATTGCTGATATCTTCTCATTCTTACTATTACTTGTCCATGAATATAAATTGGATATCTCAGCCATAATGGCGGAAAAGATCCAAATTAATAACGAGAAATATCCAGTAGCCAAAGCTAAGGGCAACGCAACAAAATATACTGAACTGTAATAATGATCGTCTATCAGAATTCAAAAAAGCAGTTTCTCGACGATGTCTTTTCCAATGATATAGAAAATATCATTCACGATTTTTACAGGAAAAAACTTCAAAAACGTAGCCAAAAAAATGAAATCCGTTCATGGCGTGAATCCATGCACTATATGGATCGGATTTTAAGAGATGACGCTATTCCAGATAACTGCGGAGTTTCTATAGAATATCAGATACCTCAAACCGGTAAGCGTATTGATTTCATTCTGTCCGGTCAAAATGCAGATGGTGAAGATCAGGTCATCCTGGTTGAATTAAAACAATGGAGTGAAGCAAAACTTACAGGACAAGACGGATTAGTAAGTACCCGATTTGAACATGGACAGGCTTTAACCAGTCATCCGGCTTATCAGGCGTGGTCATATGCTACATTACTTCAAGGCTTTAATCAAACTATTTACGACGAAAATATCGGGTTGATACCCTGTGCTTACCTGCATAACTATCCGCCTGATGATGTTATTTTAAACCCGTTCTATCAGGGGTACATAGACAAGGCTCCCGTGTTCCTAAAATACGACGCCAAAAAATTGCAGGACTTTATCAAGCAGCATGTTAAATATGGTGATACGACAGACATTCTTTACCGTATTGATTCGGGTAAAATTAAGCCATCTAAAGCATTGGCGGATAGTCTGGCCGCCATGCTCAAGGGGCAACAAGAGTTTGTGCTCATTGATGAGCAGAAAGTGGTTTACGAGACCGCGTTGGCATTAGTCAAAGGCCACCAATCAGAAAAGCAAATCCTTATTGTTGAGGGCGGGCCAGGCACGGGCAAATCTGTAGTCGCCATTAATTTGTTAGTGGCTTTAACCAAGTTGGGCTTGTTAGCGCAGTATGTTTCAAAGAACGCAGCGCCACGTGCAGTTTATGAAGCTAAACTAAGCGGTACACTACGCGCAACAGCAATACGCAATCTTTTTAAAGGCTCGGGGGTTTATATAGATGTTTTGCCAGATACATTCGATGCATTAATTATAGATGAGGCTCACCGGCTCAATGCGCAGGGCGGTCTTTATGGTAACCAGGGAGAAAATCAGATCAAGGAACTGATAAGGTCGTCAAAAACCAGCATCTTCTTTATCGATGAAGATCAGCGGGTAACGCTTAAAGACATTGGCGATAAACAGGAAATTTATAAATGGGGCAATTTAGCAGGTGCGAAAATTATTGAAGTAGAGCTATCATCCCAGTTTCGCTGTAATGGTTCCGATGGTTATCTGGCCTGGCTGGATCAGGTACTCGATATTCGGGAAACCGCTAACGATAACATCGCTGAATTAGCTTATGATTTCCGGGTTTTGGATTCGCCAACTTCGCTTCGAGAATTAATTCTTGAAAAGAATAAGGTAAATAATAAAGCCAGAATGGTTGCTGGCTATTGTTGGAACTGGATCAGTAAAAAAGATCCCAGCGTATATGACATAGACATGCCTGCTTATGATTTTCGTATCCGATGGAACCTGACTACCGATGGTAGTTTATGGATTATAAGCCCGGAGTCCGTAAATGAAATTGGATGTATTCATACTTGCCAGGGATTGGAGGTCGACTATATCGGTGTAGTCATAGGACCTGATCTGATTATTCGCGATGGCGAAGTAATTACAGACGCATCTAAAAGAGCTAAATCAGATAAGTCTACCAATCATTACAAGAGCTACTTGGCTAAGCAGCCGGAATCCGGCCCGGATTTTATCGATAGCATTATTAAAAATACTTATCGCGCATTAATGACCAGGGGGATGAAAGGGTGCTACATATTTTGCACAGACGCTGAAACCAACGCTTATTTTAAAGAAAAGCTAAGCGACTTTCGCCGTTCAGAGTAAAGTCTTTTGCTCTCAATAATTCCAATATTTGCCAATAGCTGACACCTTAGATTGTTAATTAATAACTAATCTGATCAGCACTCGGTAAGTATTAATTCCATAATTCAGAAGTTGGGCTTGGGCAGGTATGTGAGGTACGAACACTCCTGCATGTGCGGGAGGCGAGGCGGACGGTGGCATGGAACCTGGCGCTAAGCGCGTGGTGACACGCAGCCGTCTGCCGCAGCCGGATCGGCTTATAAACGCTCCCAATAATATTAATATCTTTGTACCAGGGCAAAATTCTTTTGTCCTATTGTGATAAGGTTTAGGTTTAATTCCCCAAACAGCGAGTGTAAGGGGAATTATTTTAATTGGAATATCTCATATAAAACCATCATCGGCTCGGGCCACGGCTCTGATCCTGCCCCGGTTTCTTTTTTTTCTTTTTCTTCCACCGGCTATCATCAGATGTTGGCGCAATATTGATATTGCCGCTATTGTCCAATAATGTTTCTAATACACCTTTGCCATGATAACCCTGTTTGTAACCAAATTTCATAACCTGTTCTGCCCTTTGCGGTTCTCTTACTTCTTCCTTTTGTTCGTATGAACCATGCTTTAAGGCATTCGCGTAGTTAAACGATTCTTTGACCTCCCGGTTGTAACCAAACATATTGTCGAATAAGCTTTCTGTAGCTTGCTTAAAAGCAACCCGGTCAAACTGTCCCACCTTTTGGCTATGTGATTTATTCGTGCCTCTTGAATTATTTAATGGGCTTAGTTTAATGCTATTACTGGCGTCCTTACGGCTAACGATAATTTGCACATGCATTTGTTCACCTGGCTTAATATCGCCTTTCTTGGCCTGCCCTTTCCTGAATTCCAGATCTTTGTAAGTGTAGTAACGGTTATTTTCCAATTTCCCGAAATACACCAGATCCTGATTGCCATTAACACCATCACGTTTAAAGTTCTTGGCGTAAGCATCCATCACCTGATTTGTATAGGTAATCAGATGCGCTTTAGCATCCTCCTCTCCATATTTGGTTTTCAGAAATAGGATTTCCTTTTCGCTTGGGCTAACATTAATCAGGAAGAACTTCGCGTCGTCTTTAGAAAGCTTTGCGACGTTATTATCTATCCCCAGCCTTACCTCGTAAGGATGTATATCATGCCTTTCATGGTTGAACCAGTATTCAGGTTGGTAGTTCTTATTTAACTGCTCGGCCATCATGTTTTCTTTTTCCAGGTAAGCTACCAATTGGCTGCTGCTACCTTTGTTGTTCCCGGTTGCGCTTTTCGTGATGTTGATGTGCATGATATTTCATTAATAAGGCTTTTTTCTCTTCTCTGGGTTCGATATTATAGTTTATCAACTTTCATTGCTCACAGCTTGCTGACCTCTGCACGGACGTGAGCGATCAATTCATCCTTTTCCGATTGCTTCGTCATCATAGACATTTGGTCCCTGCGCCTATTGTAGAATTCCAGTGTTTCCATAAACTTTCTTTTAAGCTCGGCCTTGTCGTATTGCATCAGGTCAATCCGTCTCATGTACTCGGCAATCTTAGTCATATTGGCTGCCTGGCTTTGATTGATGACTCTCTGTTCATCATTAAATCTGATCACAGATTGGTTAAAGGCATCCACGATTTTGCCTTGTACGGTGACTATCTTTTCAGAATCTTTCTTCATCGGGATTAACAAATCCTGCTCCTGCGTCTTGATAAAAGCAACGATATTATCGGTCTTTTTATTGATCGCATTCTTCAGCAACTCATCATTCAGGTCCCTTGGATCTTTCTTTGACTTATAGAAATAATCCACCATGTGGATAAAGAAATCCAGCTTGGTCAGTCCGCTCTTATTAGCCAGTATTTGCAGCTTCTCGTCTGTCTTGACCGGGAACCTGATCGTTTTCACATTTTCATCTTTCGTAGCCTTCATACACTTTCTTCGTTCTTAGTATACCGCCAGGTATACTGTTTCTTATTGTTATGGCTTTAAGCGGGGGGTAAAGTATACCGCAGGTATACGCAAAACGCCTTTGCCCCGCAGGGCAAGCGGAAAAAGTCGGGTGCGCCCGACTTCCGCTTGCTCCCCCCGCTTTCTGCGCGAGGACATTGCTTCGCCGCCGGTCTGCTTTGCAGACCGGTTATTTTGTTATACCGATAGCTGGTTATATGCTTAGTTGTATATCTGTATAACCAGCTATCGCTATAACTTTTAAATCTCCCAACCGGCAGGCCAGTAAACCTGGCTGCCGAGTTTGGGATGGTAAGAGGGCTGGTAACGGATATAGCCATACGCATCCAGTTCTTTAATGCACTTGTGGTAAGTGGCAATCGAGGCGATCTTACTGAACGCCATCATCTCTTTCCTGGTGATTGCAAAAGGGTTGGCATAGCCATTCCTTTGCCAATGAACGAACAAGCCTGTAAACAGGCTGACATGCGTTGCATTGAGCCGCTCGTCTTTGCTCATGCGGCGCAGCAGCTTACCGTATCCGGTAAGCTCTGCATTCGATAGCTTGGTTCTCATTGAATGCCTCCTTCCAAAAGCTTGTTGATATCTTCCAGCTTGTAGTACATGATACTTCCGATACGGGTAAAGCGAAGCGTACCGTTGATTCGCAGGTTTTGCAAGGTGCCAGGCGAGATCTTCAGCAGCTTTCTGACCTCGTTGCTTTTGAGCCATTTCTTAGACGTAGCTTGTCCGTCCAGCTGAACGAGTTTTTTAATCTCGGTTAGCAGCTCGCTTTTGAACTCCATTAAATCTTCTTTGGTGATAATCTCCAAATTCATCACTGATCCTCCTGTTGTTTTGGGTAAATATTAAACCGGTTCAAAGGCGGTATACAATAGTTACCTGTGAACACTATAGCTCAAATGTCAAGAGGGAAATGGCAAAATGAATGACCAATGGAGGCGTTTAGTCAGATTTGGACAGGTAGTTTACTTTTTCTCTTTGGGAACGATTTTGAAAAGCTTGTCGTCTTCTGCAATATTGATGTACTTGGATGGCTTGTCGTCCTTATTCGCCGGGAAGTAATTATGCGCAGTATCAATGGAGATGTCTTTATCACCATGTTTGAAATATTTGGCAATCATTTTATACCAGGGGCTTTGTGCCTGGGAACGGGCGAGCCGGTTATTGTTTGGTAGTTTTAGATCTTGTATTTGATGTACGAGATTCATGAAAGTAGATATGCTACCTTTGTCAATGACGATCTTTTCGCCTGCATCATATTTAGTGGACTCTTTTAACTGTGCCTCCAGATCAGCTATTCTGCCGTTTAGCTGATCGATCATCCGGTCTTTTTCTGCTACGACTGATTCTATAGGCGCGAGTTTATGCCAGCGGTCAACTTTCTTCAAGAAATATAGGAAAGCTTCCAATTGCCTCGCCGTTGCCATGTGATCGGGGTAACTTGACGAAAACGGATCTTTTTTTTTAAAGAAGGCGATGCGACTAATTACAATGTCTGTAACATGATAAAAAAACTCTTCTTCCTGCTCAGGATTGCACTTTGAAAAGTAAATGAGGTGAAAGTTATAGTACGATGAAAATTCTTCTTTACCAAGCTTGTAGAGCTTATTTAGAAAGAAGTTATCTGACAAAGCCTTATTCTGTATGATCGGGTTGCCGATCTCGAAACGGTGTGGTGAGAAATCGAAACGTCCACGGAATTTGAAATATTTGCTTTGTGTTGCCATAGGTAGGTTTTTAAGAATAACTACTTTTACAACCTATAGTTTTAGTCTCCCGCTAATTCGGTTTATTCATTACGGTTCGAATCCCATAGGTTACATTATGGCGATCCCTATGAGATTATTTTCGAACTATTTATTAGTCCAGTTGATGGATTTGGGTACTCTAAACTCCTAAGTGGTTCGAGTCTTGTTTGGGCTACCGAATCGGACAAACTTGAAATATCAAGTTTTGTCCGATTTTTTTTTGCCCCTAACTTGCTGTTTATGTTATAAGCAGGTATTGATCAGATGGATGCATATTTCTTGTAATCAATGTTTCATTATCGTTTTACATCACAGAATTCTACCTCACCGGCTGTTGGTTCTGCATTATCAGCATATAACGTCCAACTGATAGTATTGCCCGAATCTGTCGAATATTCGTGAATAGGTATTTGGCCAATTGCTGTACGCATACCCGGCAAAAGGGGCTCATGACGCGCCGGGCCATATTGTTTAGGCTTAGCAATTGGCCCTTGATAATAGCGTTCAGCATTCGGCTCAACCAGATCTCTTACTTTGTTATCTAATTGCAACTGCGTTAATGCCTCGTTTTGCCCTTCATATTTCTGTAGATTGACGCACCTTTTGGGCACGGTAAGCGTAACGTTAATATACTTCGCATATAACCGGCCAACGTTTTGGGCATAAACATTTAGGAAGTAGTGAAAAAATTTCTTTCCGCCAACAACTTGTATATAATCCTCAATTTTGACTATCTCAAAGTCTACCATTATCTTCGGGCTATTCTGCCTGCCCATAATATCCCGGATTTCATGGTCATATAGAGGCTCTACCATAAAATTATGGCGGCGATAATATTTTTTATCATCGGCCTGGTGTGCGGTTTCACCTTTAGGAATTTCCAAAATATAAACCACCTGATCCGGATTTCCCGGTATTGCTACAACGTGGATTTTCAGCCCGTGAATGCGTGGCCGAATTTTACCGTTAATCACCTGTTCCAGCCATTCTTTACTAATTGACTTACAGTCAACCGGATCTATTTTTTCGGGGAAACGCTTGTTATTTTGGTTTTCAGCAATGCCATAAATTAATACGCCACCGTTTGAGTTTGCTAACGAAGATACATCTTTAGTGATCTCCATGACCTTTTTATCATCACGCTGCAATGCACCCGCCGCTTTATATTCAAGCTCCGGATTTTCCTCTACGCTATCAGCAATAAGTTGTAATAAGTAGTTGTGGTCAAACATCATAATGGATTTGATTATAATTCAAATATAACTGGTCACTTAACACCATTTGATCTCTCCTTTTTTTAAAAAGAAATGACTTTTACAGCCATTATTTTTCCAAAGAGATGGAGTTAAATCTGAGCATTTTGAATCACCCAGCTTCCAGCAGGGTGATTCATCGCTGTCCAAGTTAACGTTGATCTCTTTTCCGCAACCACAAGGGCACAATAAAGCGGCAAACCAATATTTACCATCG
Coding sequences within:
- a CDS encoding DUF6527 family protein encodes the protein MIKKLFFFLKVQYRRIVLRKPLYINKYVETIPENLKPGILYIEGSDGKYWFAALLCPCGCGKEINVNLDSDESPCWKLGDSKCSDLTPSLWKNNGCKSHFFLKKGEIKWC
- a CDS encoding nucleotide pyrophosphohydrolase — encoded protein: MKDWDNIITQLLEFRKDRDWEQFHNPKDLALALSIEASELNELFLWKSPEAADKEKIRHEIADIFSFLLLLVHEYKLDISAIMAEKIQINNEKYPVAKAKGNATKYTEL
- a CDS encoding BfmA/BtgA family mobilization protein — protein: MKATKDENVKTIRFPVKTDEKLQILANKSGLTKLDFFIHMVDYFYKSKKDPRDLNDELLKNAINKKTDNIVAFIKTQEQDLLIPMKKDSEKIVTVQGKIVDAFNQSVIRFNDEQRVINQSQAANMTKIAEYMRRIDLMQYDKAELKRKFMETLEFYNRRRDQMSMMTKQSEKDELIAHVRAEVSKL
- a CDS encoding helix-turn-helix domain-containing protein, coding for MNLEIITKEDLMEFKSELLTEIKKLVQLDGQATSKKWLKSNEVRKLLKISPGTLQNLRINGTLRFTRIGSIMYYKLEDINKLLEGGIQ
- a CDS encoding DUF2075 domain-containing protein yields the protein MIVYQNSKKQFLDDVFSNDIENIIHDFYRKKLQKRSQKNEIRSWRESMHYMDRILRDDAIPDNCGVSIEYQIPQTGKRIDFILSGQNADGEDQVILVELKQWSEAKLTGQDGLVSTRFEHGQALTSHPAYQAWSYATLLQGFNQTIYDENIGLIPCAYLHNYPPDDVILNPFYQGYIDKAPVFLKYDAKKLQDFIKQHVKYGDTTDILYRIDSGKIKPSKALADSLAAMLKGQQEFVLIDEQKVVYETALALVKGHQSEKQILIVEGGPGTGKSVVAINLLVALTKLGLLAQYVSKNAAPRAVYEAKLSGTLRATAIRNLFKGSGVYIDVLPDTFDALIIDEAHRLNAQGGLYGNQGENQIKELIRSSKTSIFFIDEDQRVTLKDIGDKQEIYKWGNLAGAKIIEVELSSQFRCNGSDGYLAWLDQVLDIRETANDNIAELAYDFRVLDSPTSLRELILEKNKVNNKARMVAGYCWNWISKKDPSVYDIDMPAYDFRIRWNLTTDGSLWIISPESVNEIGCIHTCQGLEVDYIGVVIGPDLIIRDGEVITDASKRAKSDKSTNHYKSYLAKQPESGPDFIDSIIKNTYRALMTRGMKGCYIFCTDAETNAYFKEKLSDFRRSE
- a CDS encoding DUF5712 family protein is translated as MHINITKSATGNNKGSSSQLVAYLEKENMMAEQLNKNYQPEYWFNHERHDIHPYEVRLGIDNNVAKLSKDDAKFFLINVSPSEKEILFLKTKYGEEDAKAHLITYTNQVMDAYAKNFKRDGVNGNQDLVYFGKLENNRYYTYKDLEFRKGQAKKGDIKPGEQMHVQIIVSRKDASNSIKLSPLNNSRGTNKSHSQKVGQFDRVAFKQATESLFDNMFGYNREVKESFNYANALKHGSYEQKEEVREPQRAEQVMKFGYKQGYHGKGVLETLLDNSGNINIAPTSDDSRWKKKKKKKPGQDQSRGPSR
- a CDS encoding helix-turn-helix domain-containing protein, with product MMFDHNYLLQLIADSVEENPELEYKAAGALQRDDKKVMEITKDVSSLANSNGGVLIYGIAENQNNKRFPEKIDPVDCKSISKEWLEQVINGKIRPRIHGLKIHVVAIPGNPDQVVYILEIPKGETAHQADDKKYYRRHNFMVEPLYDHEIRDIMGRQNSPKIMVDFEIVKIEDYIQVVGGKKFFHYFLNVYAQNVGRLYAKYINVTLTVPKRCVNLQKYEGQNEALTQLQLDNKVRDLVEPNAERYYQGPIAKPKQYGPARHEPLLPGMRTAIGQIPIHEYSTDSGNTISWTLYADNAEPTAGEVEFCDVKR